From the Leifsonia sp. AG29 genome, one window contains:
- the hisB gene encoding imidazoleglycerol-phosphate dehydratase HisB: MTNRTATVERATSESQIELSLDLDGTGESEIRTSVPFYDHLLTAFAKHSLTDLRVVASGDTDIDVHHTVEDIGIVLGKAIREALGDKSGISRYGDALVPLDEALVQAVVDISGRPYLVHAGEPAGFELHLIGGHFTGSMVRHVFEAISFNAAITTHVTVLGGRDPHHIAEAEFKAFARAFRQAKALDPLVRGIPSTKGAL; this comes from the coding sequence ATGACGAATCGGACCGCGACGGTCGAACGGGCGACCAGCGAGTCGCAGATCGAGCTGAGCCTCGACCTCGACGGCACCGGCGAGAGCGAGATCCGCACCAGCGTCCCGTTCTACGACCACCTCCTCACGGCGTTCGCGAAGCACTCGCTGACCGACCTCCGCGTCGTGGCCTCGGGCGACACCGACATCGACGTGCACCACACCGTCGAGGACATCGGCATCGTGCTCGGCAAGGCCATCCGGGAGGCGCTCGGCGACAAGTCGGGGATCTCGCGCTACGGCGACGCGCTCGTCCCGCTCGACGAGGCGCTCGTGCAGGCCGTCGTCGACATCTCGGGCCGCCCTTACCTCGTGCACGCCGGTGAGCCGGCCGGGTTCGAGCTGCACCTCATCGGCGGTCACTTCACCGGCTCCATGGTCCGCCACGTGTTCGAGGCGATCTCGTTCAACGCCGCCATCACGACCCACGTCACCGTCCTCGGCGGCCGTGATCCGCACCACATCGCCGAGGCGGAGTTCAAGGCGTTCGCGCGCGCGTTCCGGCAGGCGAAGGCCCTCGACCCCCTGGTCCGCGGCATCCCCTCGACGAAGGGCGCCCTGTGA
- a CDS encoding SseB family protein, translating into MSPGADAGSEGARERPRPGAPSASGADRLAGFAASLAADAARAADSAGQPWAGREFDDNPFGDDDGAAPPELLVALAAFRRGQAGPEAVVDALRGARLLVPLIAELGEEGTTAAGHAVDKSQELSLVTVAGPDGRTVQPVFSSVAALQNWNPSARPVPVGARRVALAAVSEGVELLVLDPTSETEFVVRRPAVWAMAQGASWLPPQADPLVVGAFRASIAPELGVQAVDLAAGDPDQRLVAEELIVRLSLSRGLSEEALGAILSRLAQRWAADDAIATRVDSLRVQLAAAPD; encoded by the coding sequence ATGTCGCCGGGCGCTGACGCGGGATCCGAGGGCGCGAGAGAGCGGCCCCGACCCGGCGCGCCGTCCGCGTCCGGAGCGGACCGGCTCGCCGGGTTCGCCGCGAGCCTCGCGGCCGATGCGGCGCGCGCCGCGGATTCCGCGGGTCAGCCCTGGGCCGGTCGCGAGTTCGACGACAACCCGTTCGGAGACGACGACGGGGCCGCGCCTCCCGAACTGCTGGTGGCGCTCGCCGCGTTCCGCCGCGGCCAGGCCGGTCCGGAGGCCGTGGTCGACGCGCTGCGCGGGGCTCGCCTCCTCGTTCCGCTGATCGCGGAGCTGGGGGAGGAGGGGACCACGGCGGCCGGCCACGCGGTCGACAAGAGCCAGGAGCTCTCCCTGGTGACGGTCGCCGGCCCCGACGGGCGCACGGTGCAGCCGGTCTTCTCCTCGGTGGCGGCCCTGCAGAACTGGAACCCGTCCGCCCGCCCCGTGCCCGTCGGGGCCCGGCGGGTGGCGCTCGCCGCCGTCTCGGAGGGCGTCGAGCTGCTCGTCCTCGATCCCACCTCGGAGACCGAGTTCGTCGTCCGGAGGCCCGCGGTGTGGGCGATGGCGCAGGGCGCGTCGTGGCTGCCCCCGCAGGCCGATCCGCTCGTCGTGGGGGCTTTCCGCGCCTCCATCGCCCCGGAGCTCGGCGTGCAGGCGGTCGATCTCGCTGCCGGCGACCCGGACCAGCGCCTGGTGGCCGAGGAGCTGATCGTCCGGCTCAGTCTCTCCCGGGGGCTGTCGGAGGAGGCGCTCGGTGCGATCCTCTCCCGGCTCGCGCAGCGCTGGGCGGCCGACGACGCGATCGCCACCCGGGTGGATTCGCTCCGCGTGCAGCTGGCGGCCGCGCCCGACTGA
- the metE gene encoding 5-methyltetrahydropteroyltriglutamate--homocysteine S-methyltransferase encodes MTDTTPAFPTGTILGYPRIGRRRELKKAVEAFWAGSTTADELEATAAELRAATRERLAGLGLGRDDASIPESFSFYDQVLDAAVAVGAVPSRFADLASADGSIDLAGYFTIARGEGERAPLEMTKWFDSNYHYLVPEIGPETEFRLASDRIVREFEEAAAAGFVTRPVLVGPVTFLLLSKPSDEAPEGFRPLSRLADLVPVYRELLARLAEAGAPWVQLDEPALVSESIDEPREAVLAAVRQAYDALGAASARPAIFVAAPYGSLDDALPALASTPVEAISLDLVRGTVPSGLDAGTATSLLTKTLVGGVIDGHNIWRGDLDAAFGRLTELLSLSPNLAVSTSTSLLHVPHDIEDEPELDARLRSWLAFADQKVGQVATLAHGLTDGHEAIEEQLRAAREALADRAGAPGVRVPSVREREAALTEADYRRGDYSARLQAQEEALHLPFLPTTTIGSFPQTGDIRRARAQLAKGLISEAEYLGRMRDEIKRVVDLQEELGIDVVVHGEPERNDMVQYFAENLDGFAVTKNGWVQSYGSRCTRPSILWGDVSRPKPITVDWSTYAQSLTEKPVKGMLTGPVTILAWSFVRDDQPLAETARQVALALRDEIADLEAAGIRVVQVDEPALRELLPLKKAAQDDYLDWSVGSFRLSTAGVRDETQIHTHLCYSEFGVVIDAIRNLDADVTSIEAARSRMEVVHDIQRSGFEHGIGPGVYDIHSPRVPSVAEVTELLETALDAIPGRQLWVNPDCGLKTRGYDETVASLRNIVEATRSIREKAAATV; translated from the coding sequence ATGACCGACACCACCCCCGCCTTCCCGACGGGCACCATCCTCGGCTACCCGCGCATCGGCCGCCGGCGCGAGCTCAAGAAGGCCGTCGAGGCGTTCTGGGCCGGTTCCACCACCGCCGACGAGCTGGAGGCGACCGCGGCCGAGCTTCGTGCGGCGACGCGGGAGCGGCTGGCTGGTCTTGGCCTCGGCCGCGACGACGCCTCCATCCCCGAGAGCTTCAGCTTCTACGACCAGGTGCTCGACGCGGCCGTCGCCGTCGGCGCGGTTCCGTCCCGGTTCGCTGATCTGGCCTCTGCGGACGGGTCGATCGATCTCGCCGGGTACTTCACCATCGCGCGGGGCGAGGGCGAGCGCGCGCCGCTCGAGATGACCAAGTGGTTCGACTCGAACTACCACTACCTCGTGCCGGAGATCGGCCCGGAGACGGAGTTCCGGCTCGCGTCCGACCGCATCGTCCGCGAGTTCGAGGAGGCGGCGGCCGCGGGCTTCGTGACGCGTCCCGTCCTCGTCGGCCCGGTGACGTTCCTCCTGCTCAGCAAGCCGAGCGACGAGGCGCCCGAGGGGTTCCGACCGCTGTCGCGTCTCGCCGACCTGGTTCCCGTCTACCGCGAGCTCCTCGCCCGCCTCGCGGAGGCCGGGGCGCCGTGGGTGCAGCTCGACGAGCCGGCCCTCGTCAGCGAGAGCATCGACGAGCCGCGGGAAGCCGTCCTCGCGGCCGTCCGCCAGGCCTACGACGCGCTCGGCGCCGCCTCCGCTCGTCCGGCGATCTTCGTGGCCGCTCCGTACGGCTCGCTCGACGACGCCCTCCCGGCGCTCGCCTCCACGCCGGTCGAGGCGATCTCCCTCGACCTCGTCCGCGGCACCGTGCCGTCGGGCCTCGACGCCGGGACGGCGACGTCGCTCCTCACCAAGACGCTCGTCGGCGGCGTCATCGACGGACACAACATCTGGCGCGGCGACCTCGACGCCGCGTTCGGCCGGCTCACCGAGCTGCTGTCGCTCAGCCCGAACCTGGCCGTCTCCACCTCCACGTCCCTCCTGCACGTCCCGCACGACATCGAGGACGAGCCCGAGCTCGACGCCCGCCTGCGGAGCTGGCTGGCCTTCGCCGACCAGAAGGTCGGCCAGGTCGCGACGCTCGCGCACGGTCTGACCGACGGGCATGAGGCGATCGAGGAGCAGCTGCGCGCCGCGCGGGAGGCGCTCGCCGACCGCGCGGGTGCGCCCGGCGTCCGCGTCCCGTCGGTGCGCGAGCGCGAGGCGGCCCTCACCGAGGCCGACTACCGGCGTGGCGACTACTCCGCGCGCCTCCAGGCCCAGGAGGAGGCGCTCCACCTGCCGTTCCTGCCGACCACCACGATCGGATCGTTCCCGCAGACCGGCGACATCCGCCGGGCGCGGGCGCAGCTCGCGAAGGGCCTGATCAGCGAGGCGGAGTACCTCGGTCGCATGCGCGACGAGATCAAGCGCGTGGTGGACCTCCAGGAGGAGCTCGGCATCGACGTCGTCGTGCACGGCGAGCCCGAGCGGAACGACATGGTGCAGTACTTCGCCGAGAACCTCGACGGGTTCGCCGTGACGAAGAACGGCTGGGTGCAGTCGTACGGCTCGCGCTGCACGCGTCCGTCGATCCTGTGGGGCGACGTGTCGCGGCCGAAGCCGATCACCGTCGACTGGTCGACCTACGCGCAGTCGCTCACGGAGAAGCCGGTGAAGGGCATGCTCACCGGCCCGGTGACCATCCTGGCCTGGTCGTTCGTGCGCGACGACCAGCCGCTGGCCGAGACCGCCCGTCAGGTCGCCCTCGCGCTGCGCGACGAGATCGCGGACCTCGAGGCCGCGGGAATCCGCGTCGTCCAGGTGGACGAGCCGGCACTGCGCGAGCTGCTCCCGCTGAAGAAGGCCGCTCAGGACGACTACCTCGACTGGTCGGTCGGGTCGTTCCGCCTGTCGACCGCCGGTGTCCGCGACGAGACGCAGATCCACACCCACCTCTGCTACTCGGAGTTCGGCGTGGTCATCGACGCCATCCGGAACCTCGACGCCGACGTCACGAGCATCGAGGCGGCGCGAAGCCGCATGGAGGTGGTGCACGACATCCAGCGCTCGGGCTTCGAGCACGGGATCGGCCCGGGCGTCTACGACATCCACTCGCCGCGCGTGCCCTCGGTCGCCGAGGTGACCGAGCTCCTCGAGACGGCACTCGACGCCATCCCGGGCCGCCAGCTCTGGGTGAATCCGGACTGCGGACTGAAGACCCGCGGCTACGACGAGACCGTCGCGTCGCTCCGCAACATCGTGGAGGCGACCCGCTCGATCCGCGAGAAGGCGGCGGCGACCGTCTGA
- the hisH gene encoding imidazole glycerol phosphate synthase subunit HisH: protein MTTAPGLRADGKRPGVVVFDYGSGNVHSAVKALETAGADVELTGNRRRALEADGLLVPGVGAFTAVVDSLRASHGDEVIDRRLAGGRPVLGICVGMQVLFERGVEHGIETEGLGEWPGTVDLIRADVVPHMGWNTVEAPEDSALFAGIRDERFYFVHSYAAREWTLEASGPFPKPRVTWAQHGSRFVAAVENGPLSATQFHPEKSGQAGIRLLRNWVSAL from the coding sequence GTGACCACGGCCCCCGGCCTCCGGGCCGACGGGAAGCGCCCCGGCGTGGTGGTCTTCGACTACGGGTCGGGGAATGTCCACTCCGCCGTGAAGGCTCTGGAGACGGCCGGAGCCGACGTCGAGCTGACCGGGAACCGCCGTCGTGCCCTCGAGGCCGACGGACTCCTCGTCCCGGGGGTCGGAGCGTTCACGGCGGTCGTCGACAGTCTCCGCGCCTCCCACGGCGACGAGGTGATCGACCGACGCCTGGCGGGCGGCCGCCCCGTCCTCGGCATCTGCGTCGGCATGCAGGTCCTGTTCGAGCGCGGCGTCGAGCACGGCATCGAGACCGAGGGTCTCGGCGAGTGGCCGGGGACGGTCGACCTCATCCGCGCCGATGTCGTGCCCCACATGGGCTGGAACACGGTGGAAGCGCCCGAGGACTCGGCCTTGTTCGCCGGGATCCGCGACGAGCGCTTCTACTTCGTGCACTCGTACGCGGCTCGGGAGTGGACGCTCGAGGCGAGCGGGCCCTTCCCGAAGCCGCGCGTCACCTGGGCCCAGCACGGGTCCCGGTTCGTCGCGGCCGTCGAGAACGGGCCGCTCAGCGCGACGCAGTTCCACCCCGAGAAGTCCGGGCAGGCCGGGATCCGGCTGCTCCGCAACTGGGTCTCCGCGCTCTAG
- a CDS encoding LysM peptidoglycan-binding domain-containing protein — protein sequence MSAVLMSESVPTLRAVPPLPEGARVRLRLTRRGRAVVSALVALPLIVGALVFALNGGGAIASGEQTHASFHYVTVQSGDSLWSVAERVAPSADPRDVIADLVSLNGLQSAVVTPGQQLAIPAKYEK from the coding sequence ATGAGTGCAGTACTGATGAGCGAGTCGGTTCCCACGCTGCGTGCGGTGCCGCCGCTGCCCGAGGGAGCGCGCGTCCGGCTGCGGCTCACCCGGCGCGGCCGGGCCGTCGTGTCCGCCCTCGTCGCGCTCCCGCTGATCGTCGGCGCTCTCGTCTTCGCCCTCAACGGCGGCGGAGCGATCGCGAGCGGTGAGCAGACCCACGCCTCCTTCCACTACGTCACGGTCCAGTCCGGCGACTCCCTCTGGTCGGTCGCCGAGCGCGTTGCGCCGAGCGCCGACCCTCGCGACGTCATCGCCGATCTGGTCTCGCTCAACGGCCTCCAGAGCGCGGTGGTGACGCCCGGCCAGCAGCTGGCCATCCCCGCCAAATACGAGAAGTAG
- the priA gene encoding bifunctional 1-(5-phosphoribosyl)-5-((5-phosphoribosylamino)methylideneamino)imidazole-4-carboxamide isomerase/phosphoribosylanthranilate isomerase PriA: MTDFISTPRLVLLPAVDVADGKAVRLTQGEAGSETNYGDPVDAAAEWAEAGAEWIHLVDLDAAFGRGDNRGLLRRVIKQVKGVNIELSGGIRDDESLEQALEAGATRVNLGTAALENPEWAATVIGRYGEAIAVGLDVRGTTLAARGWTREGGDLWEVLERLEEAGCARYVVTDVTKDGTLRGPNIDLLKQVTERTDRPVVASGGISSLDDIAALRELVPLGVEGAIVGKALYSGAFTLPEALDVAGR, from the coding sequence GTGACCGATTTCATCAGCACGCCCCGGCTCGTCCTGCTCCCGGCGGTCGACGTCGCGGACGGGAAGGCCGTGCGCCTCACCCAGGGCGAGGCCGGCAGCGAGACGAACTACGGCGACCCGGTCGATGCCGCCGCGGAGTGGGCGGAGGCCGGAGCGGAGTGGATCCACCTCGTCGACCTCGACGCGGCATTCGGGCGCGGCGACAACCGCGGCCTGCTGCGGCGCGTCATCAAGCAGGTCAAGGGCGTCAACATCGAGCTGTCGGGGGGCATCCGGGACGACGAATCGCTCGAGCAGGCGCTCGAGGCGGGCGCGACGCGCGTCAACCTGGGCACGGCCGCGCTCGAGAACCCCGAGTGGGCCGCGACCGTGATCGGCCGCTACGGCGAGGCGATCGCCGTCGGACTCGACGTGCGCGGAACGACGCTCGCCGCACGCGGCTGGACCCGGGAGGGCGGCGACCTCTGGGAGGTGCTCGAGCGGCTCGAGGAGGCCGGGTGCGCCCGCTACGTCGTCACCGACGTCACGAAGGACGGCACCCTCCGCGGTCCCAACATCGATCTCCTGAAGCAGGTGACGGAGCGGACGGACCGCCCGGTGGTCGCCTCGGGCGGAATCTCGAGCCTCGACGACATCGCCGCACTGCGCGAGCTCGTGCCGCTGGGCGTCGAGGGCGCCATCGTGGGCAAGGCGCTGTATTCGGGTGCGTTCACCCTCCCCGAGGCGCTGGATGTCGCCGGGCGCTGA
- the lexA gene encoding transcriptional repressor LexA — protein MSNENQAQRGGTRRRKNLSEKQLAILEVIQRSVSQRGYPPSMREIGDAVGLSSLSSVTHQLNQLELSGYLRRDPNRPRALEILIDLPASSAPSLDYENQTPVGDATMVPLVGRIAAGVPITAEQQVDEVFPLPRQLVGNGELFMLKVVGESMIDAAICDGDWVVIRAQNTAENGDIVAAMLDEEATVKVFRQRDGHTWLLPRNSNFEPILGDYAQVLGKVVAVLRAV, from the coding sequence GTGTCGAACGAGAACCAGGCGCAGCGGGGCGGGACGCGCCGGCGCAAGAACCTCAGCGAGAAGCAGCTGGCCATCCTGGAGGTCATCCAGCGCTCGGTGAGCCAGCGCGGCTATCCGCCGAGCATGCGCGAGATCGGCGACGCCGTCGGCCTGTCCTCGCTCTCCTCGGTGACCCACCAGCTCAACCAGCTCGAGCTCAGCGGCTACCTGCGCCGCGACCCGAATCGGCCGCGGGCCCTCGAGATCCTCATCGATCTCCCGGCCTCGTCGGCGCCGTCGCTCGACTACGAGAACCAGACCCCGGTCGGCGACGCGACGATGGTGCCGCTCGTGGGGCGGATCGCGGCGGGCGTCCCGATCACCGCCGAGCAGCAGGTCGACGAGGTGTTCCCCCTCCCCCGCCAGCTGGTCGGGAACGGCGAGCTCTTCATGCTGAAGGTGGTCGGGGAGTCGATGATCGACGCGGCCATCTGCGACGGGGACTGGGTCGTCATCCGCGCCCAGAACACCGCCGAGAACGGCGACATCGTCGCGGCGATGCTCGACGAGGAGGCCACCGTCAAGGTGTTCCGCCAGCGCGACGGCCACACCTGGCTGCTCCCCCGCAACTCCAACTTCGAGCCGATCCTCGGCGACTACGCGCAGGTTCTCGGCAAGGTCGTCGCCGTGCTCCGCGCCGTCTGA
- a CDS encoding organic hydroperoxide resistance protein translates to MNVLYTAEALSTGAGRDGKVVTSDGSFELGLAVPAEMGGSGLGTNPEQLFAAGYAACFHSALHAVARGRKLKLEDSAVGGRVQIGPNGEGGYQLAVLLEVVLPGVDRATAESLTEAAHQVCPYSNATRGNIDVAITITED, encoded by the coding sequence ATGAACGTCCTCTACACCGCAGAAGCACTCTCCACCGGAGCCGGCCGCGACGGGAAGGTCGTGACGAGCGACGGCTCCTTCGAGCTGGGACTCGCGGTGCCCGCCGAGATGGGAGGCTCGGGGCTCGGCACGAACCCGGAGCAGCTCTTCGCCGCCGGCTACGCCGCGTGCTTCCACTCCGCGCTCCACGCGGTGGCCCGCGGCCGCAAGCTGAAGCTCGAGGACTCCGCCGTCGGAGGCCGCGTCCAGATCGGCCCGAACGGCGAGGGCGGCTACCAGCTGGCGGTTCTCCTGGAGGTGGTCCTGCCGGGCGTCGACCGGGCCACGGCGGAGAGCCTCACCGAGGCCGCCCACCAGGTGTGCCCCTACTCGAATGCGACGAGAGGCAACATCGACGTCGCGATCACCATCACGGAGGACTGA
- a CDS encoding HhH-GPD-type base excision DNA repair protein, which produces MALNITGDPEADALLDESSFALLVGMLLDQQVPMETAFAGPAKLRSRLGALDPRTVAGLDPDRLAEVMKQPPAVHRFPGSMAGRVQALAAAIVADWHGDTAAIWTEGDPDGAEILRRLRALPGFGEQKAKIFLALLGKQKGLAAAGWQEAAGDYGAPGYRSVADIVDAESLTRVREHKRAAKAAAKGR; this is translated from the coding sequence ATGGCACTGAACATCACGGGCGACCCGGAGGCCGACGCCCTGCTCGACGAGTCGTCGTTCGCGCTGCTGGTCGGGATGCTTCTCGACCAGCAGGTCCCGATGGAGACGGCGTTCGCCGGTCCGGCCAAGCTCCGTTCCCGGCTCGGCGCGCTGGACCCTCGGACGGTCGCCGGGCTCGACCCGGACCGGCTCGCCGAGGTGATGAAGCAGCCGCCCGCGGTGCACCGGTTCCCGGGATCCATGGCCGGGCGGGTGCAAGCGCTCGCAGCCGCGATCGTCGCCGACTGGCACGGGGACACCGCCGCCATCTGGACGGAGGGCGACCCGGACGGCGCGGAGATCCTGCGCCGCCTCCGAGCGCTGCCCGGGTTCGGCGAGCAGAAGGCGAAGATCTTCCTCGCCCTCCTCGGCAAGCAGAAGGGCCTGGCCGCCGCGGGCTGGCAGGAGGCCGCCGGCGACTACGGTGCACCCGGCTACCGATCGGTGGCCGACATCGTCGACGCCGAATCGCTCACCCGGGTGCGGGAGCACAAGCGGGCGGCGAAGGCGGCGGCCAAGGGGCGCTGA
- a CDS encoding zinc-binding dehydrogenase, with protein MTALVQHEFGDPAVVLRAEERPLPEPGPGQVRVRTLLSPIHNHDLWTVRGTYGFKPELPAGAGTEAVGVVDALGEGVEAPAVGTRVVTGGTFGVWAEYFVAGAAGLIPVPDALPDEAAAQLVSMPFSALSLLHSLDLGEGEWLIQNAANGAVGRMVAQLAAARGVNVVGLVRRSAGVEELRAQGIERIVATDAEDWRERVAAITGGAPIRVGVDSVGGSAAGDIVSVLAEKGKLVVFGAMASPTLEIASGDIIFKQVTVTGFWGSVVSREMPAELRGQLFAELIGRALDGSLTLPVAATYPFERIADAVAASGEPGRVGKVLLAP; from the coding sequence ATGACGGCGCTGGTGCAGCACGAGTTCGGCGACCCCGCGGTGGTGCTGCGGGCGGAGGAGCGCCCCCTCCCCGAGCCGGGCCCGGGCCAGGTGCGCGTGCGCACCCTCCTGTCACCCATCCACAACCACGACCTCTGGACGGTGCGCGGAACCTACGGCTTCAAGCCGGAACTGCCCGCCGGTGCTGGCACCGAGGCCGTCGGCGTCGTCGACGCGCTCGGCGAGGGCGTCGAAGCGCCGGCCGTCGGAACACGCGTGGTGACCGGCGGGACCTTCGGCGTGTGGGCGGAGTACTTCGTAGCCGGCGCGGCCGGGCTCATCCCGGTTCCGGACGCTCTCCCCGACGAGGCCGCCGCCCAGCTGGTCTCCATGCCGTTCAGCGCGCTGAGCCTCCTCCACTCGCTCGATCTCGGCGAAGGGGAGTGGCTCATCCAGAACGCGGCGAACGGCGCGGTCGGCCGGATGGTCGCCCAGCTCGCCGCCGCCCGCGGAGTGAACGTCGTCGGACTCGTGCGCCGGAGCGCCGGCGTGGAGGAGCTCCGGGCCCAGGGCATCGAGCGGATCGTCGCCACGGATGCGGAGGACTGGCGCGAGCGCGTGGCCGCGATCACGGGAGGCGCGCCCATCCGCGTCGGCGTCGACTCGGTCGGAGGGAGTGCCGCCGGGGACATCGTGTCCGTCCTCGCCGAGAAGGGCAAGCTCGTCGTCTTCGGAGCGATGGCGTCGCCGACACTCGAGATCGCCTCCGGGGACATCATCTTCAAGCAGGTGACCGTCACCGGGTTCTGGGGCAGCGTGGTCAGCCGTGAGATGCCGGCCGAGCTCCGCGGACAGCTCTTCGCCGAGCTGATCGGTCGTGCGCTCGACGGGTCCCTCACCCTCCCGGTGGCGGCGACCTATCCGTTCGAGCGGATCGCGGACGCCGTCGCCGCCAGCGGCGAGCCCGGCCGGGTCGGCAAGGTGCTCCTCGCGCCCTGA
- a CDS encoding MarR family winged helix-turn-helix transcriptional regulator: protein MPVTDEMVCFSLYSATRATTQAYRSLLEPWGLTYPQYLVLVTLWVEGDQTVGSLGEHLQLDSGTLSPLLRRMEQARLVRRERGSRDERVVTVTIGERGLALRAELAHIPGRIAAGTGLPDERAAAELIATLHRLTETMHAVSAQASPPSDLDERVL from the coding sequence ATGCCGGTGACCGATGAGATGGTGTGCTTCTCGCTGTACTCCGCGACGCGCGCCACGACGCAGGCGTACCGTTCACTGCTCGAGCCCTGGGGCCTCACGTACCCGCAGTACCTCGTCCTCGTGACCCTCTGGGTCGAGGGCGATCAGACCGTCGGCTCGCTGGGGGAGCACCTCCAGCTCGACTCCGGGACGCTGTCGCCCCTCCTGCGCCGCATGGAGCAGGCGCGGCTCGTCCGGCGCGAGCGCGGCTCGCGAGACGAGCGCGTCGTGACCGTGACGATCGGAGAGCGGGGGCTCGCCCTCCGCGCCGAGCTGGCTCACATCCCCGGGCGGATCGCGGCGGGCACGGGGCTGCCCGACGAGCGTGCCGCGGCCGAGCTCATCGCCACGCTCCACCGGCTGACCGAGACGATGCACGCCGTCAGCGCGCAGGCGTCGCCCCCCTCCGACCTCGACGAAAGGGTCCTATGA
- a CDS encoding histidinol-phosphate transaminase has translation MTSLSELPIRDDLRGRSPYGAPQRPVPVALNVNENTHPVPDDVAADIVARVAAAVGTINRYPDREFTELREAFARYLGHGLTAEQLWAANGSNEVLQHILQAFGGPGRTLLGFAPTYSMYPLLASGTGTGYLAGRRDAEYELSPATAAAEIIRLDPDLVILCSPNNPTGTPLSLETVEAAYDAARGMVIVDEAYAEFMPDGEPSALTLLPGRPRLLISRTMSKAFAFAGARVGYLAGDPAAIDALRLVRLPYHLSAITQAAALGALAHADEMLAMVGEIRAQRDRLVSELARLGYQPHRSGSNFVLFGGVDDPAATFEALAERGILIRDVGIPNHLRVTAGTEAETTAFLEALAALGRPSGAAADAPIGSKA, from the coding sequence GTGACTTCGCTTTCCGAGCTGCCGATCCGAGATGACCTGCGCGGTCGCTCACCGTACGGAGCGCCGCAGCGTCCGGTGCCCGTCGCGCTCAACGTCAACGAGAACACGCATCCCGTGCCGGACGATGTGGCCGCCGACATCGTTGCCCGCGTGGCCGCCGCGGTCGGCACAATCAACCGCTATCCGGACCGCGAGTTCACCGAGCTCCGTGAGGCGTTCGCGCGCTATCTCGGGCACGGTCTCACCGCCGAGCAGCTCTGGGCGGCCAACGGATCGAACGAGGTGCTGCAGCACATCCTCCAGGCCTTCGGCGGCCCGGGCCGGACGCTGCTCGGGTTCGCGCCGACCTACTCGATGTATCCGCTGCTCGCCTCCGGAACCGGCACCGGGTACCTGGCCGGCCGCCGCGACGCCGAGTACGAGCTCTCGCCCGCCACCGCGGCTGCGGAGATCATCCGCCTCGACCCGGATCTCGTGATCCTCTGCTCGCCCAACAACCCGACGGGCACGCCGCTCAGCCTCGAGACTGTGGAGGCGGCCTACGACGCCGCGCGCGGCATGGTGATCGTCGACGAGGCGTACGCCGAGTTCATGCCCGACGGAGAGCCCTCCGCGCTGACGCTCCTCCCCGGGCGGCCGCGCCTCCTCATCTCCCGGACGATGAGCAAGGCCTTCGCGTTCGCCGGAGCGCGCGTCGGCTATCTGGCGGGCGACCCGGCCGCGATCGACGCCCTCCGGCTCGTCCGGCTGCCGTACCACCTGTCGGCGATCACCCAGGCGGCCGCCCTCGGCGCGCTGGCCCACGCCGACGAGATGCTGGCCATGGTCGGCGAGATCCGGGCGCAGCGCGACCGTCTCGTGAGCGAGCTCGCCCGTCTCGGCTACCAGCCCCACCGGAGCGGCAGCAACTTCGTGCTGTTCGGAGGCGTGGACGACCCGGCCGCGACGTTCGAGGCGCTCGCCGAGCGGGGCATCCTCATCCGCGACGTCGGCATCCCGAACCACCTCCGGGTGACCGCCGGCACCGAGGCGGAGACGACGGCCTTCCTCGAGGCGCTCGCCGCCCTCGGGCGGCCCTCGGGGGCGGCTGCCGACGCGCCGATAGGATCGAAGGCATGA